The following DNA comes from Occultella kanbiaonis.
CCGGAACCGCAGCGCGAAGAACACGCCCATGTAGACGGCCGCGAAGGCCACGGTGGCCACGAGACCGACCCACCCGGCCACGGTATCCCGCCGGCTCCAGGCCACCTCCAGCGGGTTGAGGAGGTAGAACAACCACACCGCGGCGAACACGACGCCCCACCGGCGTGGGCCGGTCGGGGCGTCGCTGCTCGGGCGGTCGGCGGTCACGACCGTCACCGTAGTCCCACCGCTGGGTCAGACCCGCGCCGTGTCGCGGCTCATCCGCCACGCGGCGCCCGCCACGAAGATCGCGAGCCAGACCACGGCGTTCACCACGGCGTACCAGGGCAGGTCGCCGGTCAGGACCGACCGGGCGATCTCCGCCACGCCGAACATCGGCGTGAACGACGCGATGTGCCACATCAGGGTGCCCTGCGTGATCGGGATGAACACGTTGCCGAGGAACGCGAACAGCGCCAGCCCGGGCCCGAGGATCTGCATCGCGTTCTCGCTCGGCACCAGGTAGCCGACGAAGACGCCGAGCGCCGCGAACACGAGCGTGCAGATGAGGGTCAGGAACGCGCTCGCGATCCAGGTGCCGAGGTCCATCGACGGCTTGCCCTGGGCCACGCCCGCGAGGTTGACGACCAGGATCGCGAGCGCGCCGAGGGTCACGGCGAGCAGCGCCTTGGTGAGGATGTACGCCGTCGGGCTCAGCGGCGTGAGCCGCAGCTGCCGCGACCAGCCCTGCGCCCGTTCCACGGCGACCATGGCGCCGGCCGAGGCGGCCGTGAGCGCGGCGCCGTAGAAGGCCATCGACACCATCACGTAGGCGGCCACGTTCCCGCGGCCCACCGATGTGTCCCAGTCGGTCTGGCTGCCGAACGCGAGGAACAGGGCGATCGGGAACACGAGCGTGAAGATGATGGTGCGCCGGTTCCGCAGGGTCCGGCGCAGCTCGATGCCGAGCATGGTCGAGTTGAAGCCGCCCAGCGGCGGCACGCGACGGGTGTCGGGGTCGAAGTGGTCGGCCGCTGGTTCGGTCGTGGTGGTCATCGCAGGTTCCCGTCGGTGTCGTTGTTGCTGCCGGTCAGGCGCAGGAACGCCTCTTCGATGCCCTTCGTGACGATCTCCAGGTCCGTCGCGTCGGTCTGGTTGAGCAGGTAGCGGGCGACGGCGTCACTGTCGCCGGCGTGGACGGTCAGCTGGTCGCCGGTCAGGTTGACGGAGTCGACGCCGGCGATCGACGCGATCGACGCCGTGTCGGCGTCGTGGACGCGGGCGCGGATGGTGCGCCCCGAGGCGAGCGCCTTGATCTGCGGGCCGCTGCCGTCCGCCACGATGCGCCCCTGGCTGACCAGCACGATCCGGTCGGCGTACTGATCCGCCTCCTCGAGGTAGTGGGTGGCGAACAGCACGGTGCGTCCGGTCTCGGCGTCGCGGCGGATCGAGCTCCAGAACGCGCGGCGGCCCTCGACGTCCATGCCGGTGGTCGGCTCGTCGAGCAGCAGCAGGGCCGGGTTGGACAGCAGCGCCATCGCGAACCGCAGCCGTTGCTGCTCCCCGCCCGAGCACTTGGCGACCTTGCGGTCCGCGATGGCCGTGATTCCGGCGGTGTCGAGGACCTCGGCGACGGGCCGGGTGTCCGCGAACAGGCTGGCGGTGTAGGCGACGGTCTCGGCGACCGTCAGGTCCTTGAGGAGGCCGCCGGTCTGCATGACGGCGGAGACCAGACCACGCGCGATGGCGTGACGGGGCGTCAGGCCGAGCACCCGGACCTCGCCCGAGGTGGGCTGGCTCAGCCCGAGGATCATGTCGATGGTGGTGGTCTTGCCCGCCCCGTTCGGGCCGAGGAAGGCGACCACCTCGCCGGGGTGGATCTCCAGGTCGATGCCGCGCACGGCGGGGACCGAGCCGAAGTTCTTGGTCACCCCGGCGAGGCTGACGGCGGCCCGCCGGGTCTTCAGGAGTGTTGTCGAGGTCATGCCTCAAGCCTGCGGCGGCGCCCTCCCGCGTGCCTGCGCCGGTCGTCACGATCGGGGCATGACATTTGTCAGGCGTCTACTTGCGGATGACCTTCTCGATCGACATCACGAGGATCACGCGGTCCGCGGAGTCCGGCGGGGCCGGGGTGTCCGCGTCCCCGTAGCGGGCGCCGAGGACCTGGTAGAACGCACCGGCCGGGTCCGGGACGACCTCGGTGAGCCGGCCGCGCACGGAGATGAACCGGTACGGGTCGGCCGGGTCGGGGACCGAGAGGGCCATGCCCGGGTTCGCCTGCAGGTTGCGGTACTTCGCGCGCTTGGTCGTGTGCGTGAACTTGAGGACGCCGTCCTCATGGAGGAACCACATCGGCTCCACCTGCGGGGTCCCGTCCGGGCGCACGGTGGCCAGGTGGCCCACGTTCGGGTTCTCGATGAGGTCGGTCAGGTCTTCGGGGATCGGTGCCATGGCCGCCAGCCTAACGACCGGCGACCCGGGGTCTCAGTGGTGGTGTCCGTGCCGGCCGAGAGTGTCCACGGGGCCGGCGCCGGGACGGGTCCACTGCGGAACCGGGCGGCTGGTGTCGCCCCATGTGGAGTTCCCGTCGGCGTCCGTGCGCCAGTACCAGCAGGCGTGCTGCCCCTGCGGCCAGCCGTCCGGGTTGTCCTCCCACGCCTCGCCACGGCCGTAGGGGGTCATGTCGAGCAGGTGGAACGGGCCGTACACCTCGGTGCCTCGGCCGGTCGTCGAGTAGGTGAGGTGGACGCGGTCGCCGTCGCGCAGGAAGAACGCGAGGTTGCCCATCTCGCCGCCGATCGGGGCGTCCAGGCCGTGCACCGAGTACCACGGCTGGGTGTAGCCCATGAATGCGACGTAGGGGGCCACCTCCTCCCAGACGCCCGTGGTCACGATGGCCATCGAGACGCCCCGGGAGTTGAGATAGACGCCGTCCCTCAGGTGCCATGCGGCAATGGTGCAGCCCTCGCACTGCCCCTGGTGCGGGGCGCCGTCGTGCCACATGTGCTGATAGAGCATGAGCTCGTCGCGGCCCTCGAAGAGGTCCAGGAACGGGACCGGACCGTCCGGCCCGACGACCTCGACGGTCCCGTCGATCTCCACCATGGGCAGCCGGCGACGGGCCGCGGCGATGGCGTCCCCGGTATGGGTGTGTGCCTTCTCGCGGACCAGGAGGTCGTCCCGCGCCGCCTGCCAGGTGGTCAGGTCGACGACGGGCGGGCGGGCCGGCTTTCCGGGTCCGGTGGCGGTGTGCTCTGGCGTGGTGGTCATGAGGTCCTCCGTGATCTCTTGTGCCGGGGCGACGGCGCGCGGCTGCCCTCCGGCGCTCATCGGGTACAGACTCGCGGCCCGGCCGGAACTCATCGCCTGCCCGTCGGCCTCGTCCGGACCGGCGTGGTCAAGGTCACAGGAGGTCACCCCTCGGACTCATTGCACTGAGTGCATCGGTGCACTTAGTGTCATCAAGTGCTCCCCATCCCACCCGGCGGCGACCGCCGTGCCGCGCTCAAGGCGCGTCATCGGCGCGCGATCATCGACGCGGCCGCCGCGCTGATCGACGAGACCGGGGTCGCCACGTTCACCGTGGACGAGTTGGCGGTCCGCGCGGACGTCTCCCGCCGCACGGTCTTCAACCACTTCGCCTCGATCGACGAGATCGTCACCACCGTCTGCAGCGAGGTGCTCGGCGGGGTTCTGGACGAGTTCACCGCTACCCCGACCACCGCGACCGGCGACATGTTCGACGAGGTCGTCGAGGTACTGCGCGCCACCGACCTGGTGCCGCCGATGGCGTACCTGACCCGCGTGATCGGGATGGAGGATCCGGTCGCCTCCCCCCGCCAGGCCGTGATGCTGCTGAGCACGTTCACCGACATCAGCGAGCGGCTCTCGGAGGAACTCACCCGTCGCCATCCCCGGACCGAACTGCTCGACATCCACCTCATGGTGAGCGCGCTCTTCGGTGGCCTCGTGGTGCTGCACCGGTACTGGTTCGAAGCCACCGGGGCCGCCGTGGACGACGAGTCCCGGCGCGTCTGGTCAGAACTGCTCGAACGACTCATCGCCGCGACCCGCAACGGCCACCGCTCCACCGACACCCCCAGCTGACCACGAGCCCAAGGAATCCCCATGGCTGAACTCCTCTATCGCCTCGGCCGCTTCGCGGCGCGCCGGGCCCGCACCGTGATCGCCGTCTGGCTCGCCATCCTGGTGATCGCCGGTGGCGCGTTCGCGGTGGCGGGCGGCACCCTCGCGACCAGCATCTCCATCCCCGGCACGCCGACCACCACGGTCACCGACCGGCTCGCGGACGAGTTCCCCGAGGCCTCCGGCGGCACCGGCACGGTCGTGCTGCAGACCGAGGACGGAACCCCGTTCACGGCCGAGCAGCGCGCCCAGATCGAGGAGCGGCTCGCCGAGGCGGGCGACGTCGACGGCGTCACGACCGTGATCGACCCGTTCGTGACCGAGGAGCAGCGCGCCGCGCAGCAGGCCGAGATCGAGGGCGGCCTCGCCCAACTCGAGCTGGCCGCGGCGCAGGGCGAGACCCCCGAGCTCGCGGCCCAGCGGGCCGGCCTGGAGATGGGTGCGGCGCTGCTCGAGATGGCCGCCGAGACCCGTCAGGTCTCCTCCGACGGCGCGACCGCGCTCGCCACGATCGCGTTCGTGGATCCGCAGCTGTCGATCCCGCAGGAGACCAAGGACGCCGTGGTCGAGGTGTTCGACGAAACGATCGACGGCGTCACGGTCGACCTCTCCTCGGACATCACCCAGGGCATCCCGGAGCTGTTCGGCGTCGGCGAGGTGCTCGGCCTGCTGGTCGCCGCCGTCGTCCTGATCGTCATGCTCGGCACCCTCATCGGTGCCGGGCTGCCGATCCTCACCGCGCTGATCGGCGTGGGCATCGGCGCGCTCGCCTCGTTGTCCCTGTCCGGCGTGGTCGAGATGGTGTCCGTCACCCCGGTGCTCGGGCTCATGCTCGGGCTCGCGGTCGGGATCGACTACTCCCTGTTCATCATCAACCGGCACCGACGCCAGCTCAAGCACGGCGAGGAGTTGCACGCCTCGATCGGGCTCGCGAACGGCACCTCCGGCAACGCGGTCGTGTTCGCCGGCGCGACCGTGCTGATCGCGCTGCTCGCGCTGAACATCACCGGGATCCCGTTCCTCGGCCTGATGGGCACCGTCGGTGCGTTCTGCATCCTGGTCGCGGTGCTCATCGCGATCACGCTGACCCCGGCGCTGCTCCGCCTGGTCGGTACCCGGATCCTGTCCCGCAGGGAGCGGGCGGCGCTCGCTGCCGGCACCAAGGACGGCACCAGCACGGCCGTCCCGGCCGCACCGCAGCCGATGTCCACCGCCCGGGCGATCGGTCGCGTGGTGATCGGGATCGCGGCGCTGGTGATCATCGCGCTGCCCGCCCTCGATCTGCGCTTGAACCTGCCCGACGGTTCCACGGAGTCCGCCGACTCCACGCAGTACCGCGCCTACACGACCATCGCCGAGGAGTTCGGCGAGGGCCGCAACGGCACGCTACTCGTCGTCGCGGACCTGCCCGAGGGTGCGAGCGAGCAGGATGCGCTGCTCGCGCAGGTCGAGATCGGCCAGGCCCTGTTCGCCCAGGAGGACGTGGTCGCGGTCGCGCCGATCGGGACCTCGGAGGACTTCAGCGTCATCGCCTTCCAGGTGATCCCTGCCGAAGGGCCGACCAGTGAGTCCACCGAGACCCTCGTCCACACCCTGCGGGACGCCTCACCTATCGAGGGCGTCTACGAGATCGGGGTGGCCGGCTCCGCGAGCGGCAACATCGACATCTCGGAGAAGCTGGCCGACGCGCTGCCGATCTACCTGGCCGTGGTGGTCGGGCTCTCCCTGCTCATCCTGATCCTGGTGTTCCGGTCGATCTTCGTGCCGGTCATCGCCACCCTCGGGTTCATCCTGTCCTACTTCGCCGCGCTCGGCGGAGTGGTCGCGATCTACCAGTGGGGCTGGCTCGCCCCAGTCTTCGGGGTGGACAGTCCCGGCCCGATCCTGAACTTCCTGCCGACGATCCTGGTCGGCATCCTGTTCGGCCTGGCGATGGACTACATGCTGTTCCTCGGAACCGGAATGCGTGAGGCCTACGCCCACGGTGCCCCGGCGCGGGTCGCCGTGGTGCAGGGCGTGCGGGCGGGCCGGACCGTGGTCACCGCTGCCGCGATCATCATGATCTCGGTCTTCGGCGGGTTCGTGTTCTCGCACAGCGCGATGATCCGGCCGATCGGCTTCGCGTTGGCGTTCGGGGTGCTCGTCGACGCGTTCGTGGTGCGGATGCTGATCATCCCCGCCCTGATGCACCTGGCCGGCGACAAGGCCTGGTGGCTACCCCGCTGGCTGGAGAAGATCCTGCCGGACGTCGACGTCGAGGGTGCCAAGCTCGAGCGCCGTCACGGCCACGACGCCGAGGTAACCGACTCCTCGTCCGAGGACGAGGCGCCCGACGGCGACGCGGACCCCGCGCGTGAAGGCGCCCCGGTCTCCGGCTGAGCCGAGCGAGAACGACGCCCGACGGCGCCCCGTCCTTCCCAGGGCGGGGTGCCGTCCTCGTATTGACAGTGCAAGGTAGATCAACAAGTATTGAGGCAATGAAGACTGAGCGAGTTGCCGAGATTGCGCGACGGGCGGCGCTGCACGCAGCGCTGGCGGATCCGGCGCGGCTGCAGATCGTGGACGTGCTGGCGCTCGGCGATGCGGCGCCGTCGGAGCTTGCCGAGCTGCTGGGCGTCGGGTCAAACCTGTTGGCCCATCACCTGAAGGTGCTCGAGCGGGAGGGCCTGGTGGTCCGGACCAGGTCGGAGGGGGACGGGCGCCGCTGGTACGTACGGCTGGTGCCCGAGGCCCTGGCCGCGGTGCAGGTGCGGCCGGTGCGGGAGGTGGCGCGGGTGCTGTTCGTGTGCACCGCGAACTCCGCCCGCTCACACCTGGCCACGGCGGTCTGGCGCCGGGTCAGCACGGTTCCCACGGCCTCCGCCGGCACCCACCCCGCCGGGCGGATCGCCCCGGGCGCGATGGCTGCGGCCCGGCGCCACGGCCTGGACCTGCCGGCCATCACCCCACAGCATGTCGAGGCCGTCCGGGCACTCGGCGATCTGGTGGTCACGGTCTGCGACCGAGCTCACGAGGAACTGCAGATTCCCGTCGACGTGCACTGGTCGGTGCCCGACCCGATCGGCCGTGGCACCCCGGCCGCGTTCGACGACGCCCTGGCCGACCTGGAGCGGCGGGCGAACGCCCTCGCGCCCCACCTGGCACGTCAACCGGGCTGACCGTACCCGCCAACCCGAAGGAAGTCACCACGATGACCGAGCGTCCCAGTGTCCTGTTCGTCTGCGTCCACAACGCGGGCCGCTCCCAGATGGCGGCGGCCTGGCTGTCCCACCTGTCCGGCGGTGCGATAGAGGTCCGCTCGGCCGGGTCCGCGCCGGCCGACCGGATCAACCCCTCGGTGGTGGCCGCCATGGCCGAGGTCGGCATCGACATCGCTGCCGAGCAGCCCAAGGTCCTGACCACCGAGGCCGTCCGGGCCTCGGACGTGGTCGTCACGATGGGCTGCGGGGACGCCTGTCCGATCTTCCCGGGCAAGCGCTACGAGGACTGGGAGCTGGAGGACCCGGCAGGCAGGAGCGTGGCGGCCGTGCGCCCGGTGCGCGATGAGATCCGGCGTCGTATCGAAGGGCTGATCGCCAGCCTGCAGTCCGCCAGAGCCCAACTCGAGGAGTGAGCATGAGCGTCGCCACCGTCGACCCCGCCGCCACCGAAGACCGGAGGAGAAATGCCTGACAGGGGAATGCCCGGACTGCTCAGCGCCGATCACGTCCTGCACGGGATCGCCGGTGACCTGACCACGAGGTTCGAGGGCACCTTCACCGCCGAGACCATCGAGCGGTACGTCTTCGAGTCCTACGCAGCGCTGGCGCGCAGCGCGAAGGTCACCGCCCACCTGCCGGCGGTGACCGCCCGGTTCGCCGCCGACCGGCTCACCGCGCTCGCCCAGTCGGAGGGACTGCTCCCGCACGAGGTCCCCGAGGTCCTCTTCGTCTGCGTCCAGAACGCCGGCCGGTCCCAGATGGCTGCCGCGCTGCTGGACCACCATGCCGCGGGACGGGTGCATGTCCGCTCCGCGGGGTCCACGCCCCTCGAGCGGATCCACCCCGCCGCCGTCGACGTCATGAGAGAGGTCGGGCTGGATCTCGGCAGGGAGTTCCCCAAGCCGTTGACCGATGACGTGGTGCGGGCCGCCGACGTGGTGATCACCATGGGCTGCGGCGATGCCTGCCCGATCTACCCCGGCAAGCGCTACGAGGACTGGGAACTGGCCGACCCGGCCGACGCCTCCCTCGACGCGGCCCGCCGGATCCGCGATCAGATCGACGCACGGGTTCGCACTCTGCTGGGCGAGATCCTCGCACCGGTAGGGGAGTCGGCGCACCGTTAGGGGAGTCGGCCGGCGCAACCTTGATGCCGAGGGTTGCGGTTCGGCTGGAACCTCTGCGACTCTGGCCCGGCGCGCCCGGCCGCGCCATCGGCCGCCAGCGGCCCCGATGTCGCCCGAGCACAGGAGCACCATGACGGTCGCGAACGATCCCACCCGCCGGCCCGGAGGCGCCCGGAACTGGCCGAGCACCGTGGTGCGGGCACTCGTCGTGGCATTGGTGATCAGCGCCGAGGTCTACCTGATCGTCGTGACCGGGGACCGGTACATCCCGTCGAACCACTTCAGCTACTTCACCGTGCTCAGCAACGTGTTCGCCGCCGTCCTGTTCGCCGTGTCGCTGGTGCGGCCGGTACCGGACGCCGTCCGCGGCGCGGCCGTGACGTTCCTGCTCCTCACCGGAGTCGTCGCCAACACCCTGCTGCTCAACGTGGATGTGCAGACGCCTCCCTATGCCAACGTCGTGCTGCACATGGTGGTCCCGGTCCTGGTACTGGTGGATTGGCTGATCGCGCCGCCGCGGACCCGCCTGACCGCGAAGCACCTGATCGCCTGGATGGTCATCCCGCTCGCGTACCTCGTCTACAGTCTCATCCGGGGCGCTCTGGTCGACTGGTACCCGTATCCGTTCCTGGACCCACGCGAGCAGGGCTACGGCATGGTCGCGGTCATGAGCGTCGTGGTGGCCATCGCCTTCGGGGCCTGCGCCGCGCTCGTCATCTGGTCCGGCAACCGCCTCCAGCGGCGCCGCCGGGACTCCGCGGGTGAGCCCGCTCGTGAGGCGTCGCAGCCGGGCTGACCCGGACGGGCCGCCGACTCAGCGCGTGCCCAGGACGGCCACCTCGAAGACGCGGGCGACGCCGTCGGTCGCGCTCGGGCGGGTGAACCGCAACCGCACCTCGCTCACGGGTACGTCCGCCTGGAGCGGCACGCGGACGGGGCTCGCCCCGTTGGCCTCCACCCGGCCGATCAGCTGCCACGCACCGTCGATCAGGGCGTCGACCTCGACCGTGTGCACGCGCAACGCCTCCGAACCCGCGACGCCGCTGTGGATGACGGCCTCGTGCAGGTCCGCCTGGGTACCCAGGTCGATGGTCAGGGTTGGCAGCGGGTCGCCGGCGCCGGAGACCCACCGCCCGCCCGCGACGTTGCCGTCGACGGCGTTCGTCGCGACGTTGCCGGACAGCACCGAGGAGGCGGTCACCGGGGCGCCGAGGACGAGGTTTTCGGCGCCCACGCGCACCGTGAACGGCACCTCGACCACCGTGCGGGCGCCCTGGGCGGTGAAGGTGAGGGACGCGAGCAGGCTCGTCGTGCCGTCGGCCGCCGTCGCGCTCGCGGCCACGGTCACCGGGACGCCGGCCTCATCGCCGCGCAGCAGCCGCGCCGGGGCCGGACCGAGCCCGACGTCGAGGTCGTCCGTGCCCTCGATCGTCACCTGCACGTCCTGCAACGGTGCGGGGTCGAGGTTCGCGATGGTCAGCACGGTCGCGGCCCGCTCGCCGGGCAGCAGTCTCAACGAGGCATCGTCGATCCCGACCCGTAGACCGGCGGGGCGTGCGCCCGGGCCGGGCCCCCCGACACCGAGGTAGGCGACCTCGAGCGCGGGCACGCTGCGACCGCTGCCGACGTCCGCGATCGTCGCACCCCAGCGCGTGTTCGCGACGTTGTCGGGCCGGTAGCCCCGGGTCCCGCGGATCACCACACCGGTCGAGTCGACGATCCCGACGGCGTACGGGTAGGGCCCGAGCACGGTCGCGACCCGGAAGAAGACGGTGTTCGTGAACGTCACGTCCCGCACCCGCTCCAGCTCGACGGCCTGGGACTCCCAGCCGTAGATGTGGTCCTCCGTCTGCACCGCCCGTAGGACCCAGTTGCGCACGTCGCGCAGGACGACCTCGCGGTGACGGTGGTGCTCGACGGAGATCTCGTAGACGCGCCCCGGCACCGAGGTGTTCTCCACCAGGAACCCGTTGTCCGCCCAGCCGGCGACCGCCCAGAGGTTCAGGAACGAGCCGCCGCCGCCGTCGACCCAGAAGTTGTACCGGCCCACGCCGCGATGGTCGTAGCCGGGATCGCCGGGAGCCGGATCGCCCGGCTGGATCTCCTCGGGCGCCCACTTGACGAACTGGGTGACCACATCCGAGAGCTGGCTCTGCGCGCCCGCCTGCCAGCGCACGTGGACCGAGCCCGGGTTGACCGGTGCGGTGTCCAGGCCGAGGCCGGACACGGTGTTGCGCCCACCCGGCGGCGTCTGCACGATCGCACGGGGATCGTCCGGGTCGGCGAACGCGTCCGACCCGTCCGGGATGGTGAGCCAGGTCTGGCGCGGGTGCAGCCCGATCAGGTTGTTGGTCGGTCCCAGCCGCAGGGTGTCGGTGAGCCGGTACGCGCCCATCGGGACATAGACGGTGTCGTGCTCGTCGAGTGCCTGCTGGAAGATCGCGAGATCGTCCTCGGTGCCCGAGCCGACGCTCACGCCGTGCTCGGCGGCGTACTCGGCGATGTTGACCCAGTCGGTGGTCACCGGCGGGAGGGCGATGTCGCTGCGCAGGACGCGCTCGAGGACGGCGGCCGGGGCCCGGGTGGCGTCGAGGAGCACGTCGGTGCTGCGGGACTCGGCATCGCCGAGGGCGTCGGTGACGCGCAGCCCAAGGGTGGCCTCGACGACCCGGTAGCCGGCGTGCGGTGAGGTCCAGGTGGTGGCGCTCGGCAGTGTGCGCAGCAGGGGCCCCGAGTCGATGACGCCGGTGTTGAGGACGTTGAGCTGGTTCTGGGCCTGGACGAGCTCCGGCTCGGAGGTCGCCGGGATCGACGCGGAGTCGTTCAGCGTGATCACGGGCCCGGCGATCCGCTCGAAGAGGGAGTCCTCGATCACCAGGCGCTGAGAGGCGTCCGGGATCGTCTCGATGCCCGCCGCCGCGTCCGCGAACCGGGTGCGCACGATGCTGAGCTTGGCGTCGGTGTGCAACCGGATCGCCGCTACCTGCTGTCCGGTGAAGGTCGAGTCGAGGATCGTGGTCTGCCAGCCCGGCGAGGCCGCGAACGCCAGGAGGCCGAACTGGCCGCCACGCACCGTGACCCGCTGCAGCAGGTTCGCGTTGTGGTCGATGCCGGCGTAGCCGTCGGCGAGAGTGATGCCCACGTCCTGGAGCAGGAACATCTGGGCGCCGCCGAAGCGCACCCCGACGGCGCCGGGATTGTGCTCTGCCACGACGATGTTCACGTTGACCAGGCCGGTGCCGAACGTGTCGTTGTTGCCGAACGTCACCGGGGTGCCCGGCACGAACGGCCGTCGGGTGGCCGCGAACACGAACTCCGGCTCGCCCGCGAAGGCCGGCGTCGCCGGCGCGACGTAGAACTCCGGGCGGGCCGAGCCGAAGCCGACCAGGCGCACCGAGGCGTGCAGGTCGAGGCGTGCGGTGACCCGGTAGGTGCCCTCGGGGACGAAGACGAGCCCGCCGCCGTCACCGACCTCGAGGCCGCGGGCACCGCCGACGATGTTGCCGAGCCAGTTCTCCCCGCCACGCCGGGATGCCTCGTCGATCGCGGCCTGGATGACGGCCGTGTCGTCACCGACGCCGTCGCCGTGTACGGGGAACTCGGGGCTGCCGAGCACCACGGCGAGCGGGTCCTGCGGCATCGTCGCGTACACGGACGGGCCCACCGGGGCGTCCGCGGCCGGTGGGGCGGCCGCGGCAGGTTCGGCCGCGCCGGTGACGCCCGTGGCCAGGGCGGCCGTGACGGCACCGACGACGACGGCGGCGAGCAGCCGCTGGGAGGGGCGCATGGTGACTCCACTTCGGTGTGGCGGTTGGTGGCCCGACTCCAGCGGGTACTGCGCAAAACTGCAAGGGCCGGCGGGCGCCCCCGACGAACGACGGCGCCCTGCCCTCGGACGAGGACAGGGCGCGCGACGGGCTCAGGCTGCGGGGTGGGTCACCAGTCGTGCACGGTGCCGTCCTGCAGGCGGTTCGTGGGCAGGTAGGCCTGTTGGTACGGGTGCGCGGCGGCGAGCTCGGCGTCCAGTTCCACCCCGATGCCGGGGGCCTCGCCCGGGTGCAGGTGCCCGTCGGAGAACGTGTAGGCGTGCCGGAACACCTCGTTGGTGAGGTCGGTGTGGCCCGAGTACTCCTGGATCCCGAAGTTGTGGATGGCGAGGTCCAGGTGGATCGCGGCGGCCATGCCCACGGGCGAGATGTCCTCCGGGCCGTGGATGGCGCTCTTGATCTGGTGCTGGGCGGCGTAGTCGAACAGCTTCCGCAGCGGGGAGACCCCGCCGAAGTGGGTGACGGCGGAGCGCACGTAGTCGATCAGCTGCTCGCCGACGAGGGTCTGGTAGTCGAACACGGTGTTGAAGACCTCGCCGATGGCGAGCGGGGTGGTGGTGTGTTCGCGCACGAGGCGCAGCCCGTCCTGGTTCTCGGCCGGGGTGCAGTCCTCGAGCCAGAAGAGGTCGTATGGCTCAAGGGACTTGCCCAGTCGCGCCGCCTGGATCGGGGTGAGCCGGTGGTGGGCGTCGTGCAGCAGGGGCAGGTCCGGTCCGAACTCGTTGCGAACGGCCTCGAACACGTTCGGGATGTGGCGCAGGTAGGCACCGGTGTCCCAGTCCTCGACGGCCGGCAGCACGCGCTGGTCCAGCCGGGTCGGGTTCGCCGCGTGCGCACCCGAGGCGTGCACGCCGTAGACGGCCTTGAGCCCGGGCACCCCGGTCTGGATCCGGATGCTCTGGTAGCCCTGCTCCAGCAGCGCACGGACCGAGTCGAACAGCTCCGGGATGCTGGCGCCGTTCGCGTGCCCGTAGGTGCGCACCCGGTCCCGGCTGGCGCCGCCGAGCAGCTGGTACAGCGGCAGCCCGGCCACCTTGGCCTTGATGTCCCACAGTGCCACATCGACCGCGGCGATGGCGGCCATGGTCACCGGGCCGCGGCGCCAGTAGGCGCCCCGGTACAGCGATTGCCAGGTGTCCTCGATCCGGTGCGGGTCGGTGCCGAGCAGCAGCGGGACCACATGGTCCTGCAGGTAGCTGACGACGGAG
Coding sequences within:
- a CDS encoding ABC transporter permease, translating into MTTTTEPAADHFDPDTRRVPPLGGFNSTMLGIELRRTLRNRRTIIFTLVFPIALFLAFGSQTDWDTSVGRGNVAAYVMVSMAFYGAALTAASAGAMVAVERAQGWSRQLRLTPLSPTAYILTKALLAVTLGALAILVVNLAGVAQGKPSMDLGTWIASAFLTLICTLVFAALGVFVGYLVPSENAMQILGPGLALFAFLGNVFIPITQGTLMWHIASFTPMFGVAEIARSVLTGDLPWYAVVNAVVWLAIFVAGAAWRMSRDTARV
- a CDS encoding ABC transporter ATP-binding protein translates to MTSTTLLKTRRAAVSLAGVTKNFGSVPAVRGIDLEIHPGEVVAFLGPNGAGKTTTIDMILGLSQPTSGEVRVLGLTPRHAIARGLVSAVMQTGGLLKDLTVAETVAYTASLFADTRPVAEVLDTAGITAIADRKVAKCSGGEQQRLRFAMALLSNPALLLLDEPTTGMDVEGRRAFWSSIRRDAETGRTVLFATHYLEEADQYADRIVLVSQGRIVADGSGPQIKALASGRTIRARVHDADTASIASIAGVDSVNLTGDQLTVHAGDSDAVARYLLNQTDATDLEIVTKGIEEAFLRLTGSNNDTDGNLR
- a CDS encoding PPOX class F420-dependent oxidoreductase translates to MAPIPEDLTDLIENPNVGHLATVRPDGTPQVEPMWFLHEDGVLKFTHTTKRAKYRNLQANPGMALSVPDPADPYRFISVRGRLTEVVPDPAGAFYQVLGARYGDADTPAPPDSADRVILVMSIEKVIRK
- a CDS encoding DUF899 family protein; translation: MTSCDLDHAGPDEADGQAMSSGRAASLYPMSAGGQPRAVAPAQEITEDLMTTTPEHTATGPGKPARPPVVDLTTWQAARDDLLVREKAHTHTGDAIAAARRRLPMVEIDGTVEVVGPDGPVPFLDLFEGRDELMLYQHMWHDGAPHQGQCEGCTIAAWHLRDGVYLNSRGVSMAIVTTGVWEEVAPYVAFMGYTQPWYSVHGLDAPIGGEMGNLAFFLRDGDRVHLTYSTTGRGTEVYGPFHLLDMTPYGRGEAWEDNPDGWPQGQHACWYWRTDADGNSTWGDTSRPVPQWTRPGAGPVDTLGRHGHHH
- a CDS encoding TetR/AcrR family transcriptional regulator — its product is MLPIPPGGDRRAALKARHRRAIIDAAAALIDETGVATFTVDELAVRADVSRRTVFNHFASIDEIVTTVCSEVLGGVLDEFTATPTTATGDMFDEVVEVLRATDLVPPMAYLTRVIGMEDPVASPRQAVMLLSTFTDISERLSEELTRRHPRTELLDIHLMVSALFGGLVVLHRYWFEATGAAVDDESRRVWSELLERLIAATRNGHRSTDTPS
- a CDS encoding MMPL family transporter, giving the protein MAELLYRLGRFAARRARTVIAVWLAILVIAGGAFAVAGGTLATSISIPGTPTTTVTDRLADEFPEASGGTGTVVLQTEDGTPFTAEQRAQIEERLAEAGDVDGVTTVIDPFVTEEQRAAQQAEIEGGLAQLELAAAQGETPELAAQRAGLEMGAALLEMAAETRQVSSDGATALATIAFVDPQLSIPQETKDAVVEVFDETIDGVTVDLSSDITQGIPELFGVGEVLGLLVAAVVLIVMLGTLIGAGLPILTALIGVGIGALASLSLSGVVEMVSVTPVLGLMLGLAVGIDYSLFIINRHRRQLKHGEELHASIGLANGTSGNAVVFAGATVLIALLALNITGIPFLGLMGTVGAFCILVAVLIAITLTPALLRLVGTRILSRRERAALAAGTKDGTSTAVPAAPQPMSTARAIGRVVIGIAALVIIALPALDLRLNLPDGSTESADSTQYRAYTTIAEEFGEGRNGTLLVVADLPEGASEQDALLAQVEIGQALFAQEDVVAVAPIGTSEDFSVIAFQVIPAEGPTSESTETLVHTLRDASPIEGVYEIGVAGSASGNIDISEKLADALPIYLAVVVGLSLLILILVFRSIFVPVIATLGFILSYFAALGGVVAIYQWGWLAPVFGVDSPGPILNFLPTILVGILFGLAMDYMLFLGTGMREAYAHGAPARVAVVQGVRAGRTVVTAAAIIMISVFGGFVFSHSAMIRPIGFALAFGVLVDAFVVRMLIIPALMHLAGDKAWWLPRWLEKILPDVDVEGAKLERRHGHDAEVTDSSSEDEAPDGDADPAREGAPVSG
- a CDS encoding metalloregulator ArsR/SmtB family transcription factor; its protein translation is MKTERVAEIARRAALHAALADPARLQIVDVLALGDAAPSELAELLGVGSNLLAHHLKVLEREGLVVRTRSEGDGRRWYVRLVPEALAAVQVRPVREVARVLFVCTANSARSHLATAVWRRVSTVPTASAGTHPAGRIAPGAMAAARRHGLDLPAITPQHVEAVRALGDLVVTVCDRAHEELQIPVDVHWSVPDPIGRGTPAAFDDALADLERRANALAPHLARQPG